The following are encoded together in the Adhaeribacter arboris genome:
- a CDS encoding carboxypeptidase-like regulatory domain-containing protein, which yields MNANMLPYYFFRARFISSSIKFTFCCLLSLIGFLTPEKASAQGKAAVVQLSGIVASGDSLYGVPGVTVYVPKAGRGTVTNDYGYFSMPVLAGDSVVVRALGYKHLTVLIPRNYNKQSYSVVLELKEDATLLPEVRVFPYPTEELFKKAFLALRVPDEQKSAAEKNLNEQLMARIFDNTAIGPSANFRHTMDMQNMYLNKQTMPNQYNNNPLLNPFAWGQLIQQIKNGDLKRKYKDE from the coding sequence ATGAACGCAAATATGTTACCTTATTACTTCTTTCGAGCTCGATTTATTAGTAGCTCTATAAAATTTACTTTTTGCTGCCTGTTAAGCCTCATCGGATTTTTAACTCCGGAAAAGGCGTCGGCCCAGGGCAAAGCGGCCGTGGTGCAATTATCGGGTATTGTTGCCAGCGGCGATAGTTTGTATGGCGTACCAGGAGTTACCGTTTATGTACCTAAAGCGGGCCGCGGTACCGTTACTAACGATTACGGCTATTTCTCTATGCCGGTATTAGCCGGCGATAGTGTGGTAGTACGAGCCCTTGGTTACAAACACTTAACCGTTTTGATTCCCCGCAATTACAATAAGCAAAGTTACTCGGTGGTACTGGAATTAAAAGAAGATGCCACGCTATTACCCGAAGTACGGGTTTTTCCTTATCCTACCGAAGAATTATTTAAGAAAGCTTTTCTGGCCTTGCGCGTACCCGACGAACAAAAATCGGCGGCTGAGAAAAACCTAAATGAACAATTAATGGCCCGCATATTTGATAATACTGCCATTGGACCGTCCGCTAATTTCCGCCATACCATGGATATGCAGAACATGTATTTAAACAAGCAAACCATGCCCAATCAATACAATAATAACCCTCTTCTTAACCCGTTCGCCTGGGGGCAGCTGATTCAACAAATTAAAAACGGCGACTTAAAACGCAAGTATAAGGATGAGTAA